One window from the genome of Montipora foliosa isolate CH-2021 chromosome 5, ASM3666993v2, whole genome shotgun sequence encodes:
- the LOC138004182 gene encoding uncharacterized protein isoform X1 has product MHAMFTRRDPILTIERNRKLRRIPALAFGTRTKCIMYAAASSATCSCLAIVLFIRNYSVERQVRELELKATVNYPAGYQNTANKDNPPGEPGHRESGEEVEPEDIREKKGTPETEKGDSLPVSGSC; this is encoded by the exons ATGCATGCAATGTTTACAAGACGTGATCCTATTTTGACCATTGAAAGGAACAGGAAGCTACGTCGTATTCCAGCGTTGGCGTTTGGAACACGCACGAAATGTATCATGTATGCTGCCGCTTCTTCTGCCACCTGCAG TTGTTTGGCTATCGTTCTGTTCATACGGAATTATTCCGTTGAACGGCAAGTGAGAGAGCTGGAACTTAAGGCTACGGTAAACTATCCAGCTGGTTATCAAAACACGGCAAACAAAGATAACCCTCCAG GTGAACCAGGGCACCGGGAAAGTGGGGAAGAAGTCGAGCCCGAGGATATCCGggagaaaaag gGGACTCCTGAGACTGAAAAGGGTGATAGCCTACCGGTATCAGGATCCTGTTGA
- the LOC138004182 gene encoding uncharacterized protein isoform X3 — MMFDRCFRKETLIERFKMKRNDSLKHLLQKKNEREMKVNQGTGKVGKKSSPRISGRKRGLLRLKRVIAYRYQDPVEYKGRTAHESF, encoded by the exons atgatgttcgaccgt tgtttcagaaaggaaacgctaattgaacggtttaagatgaaacgaaatgactcattgaaacatcttttgcagaaaaaaaatgaaagagaaatgaAG GTGAACCAGGGCACCGGGAAAGTGGGGAAGAAGTCGAGCCCGAGGATATCCGggagaaaaag gGGACTCCTGAGACTGAAAAGGGTGATAGCCTACCGGTATCAGGATCCTGTTGAGTATAAAGGCCGGACAGCACACGAAAGCTTTTGA
- the LOC138004182 gene encoding uncharacterized protein isoform X2: MTTGHKELQKCCLAIVLFIRNYSVERQVRELELKATVNYPAGYQNTANKDNPPGEPGHRESGEEVEPEDIREKKGTPETEKGDSLPVSGSC; this comes from the exons atgaccactggacacaag gAGCTTCAGAAATG TTGTTTGGCTATCGTTCTGTTCATACGGAATTATTCCGTTGAACGGCAAGTGAGAGAGCTGGAACTTAAGGCTACGGTAAACTATCCAGCTGGTTATCAAAACACGGCAAACAAAGATAACCCTCCAG GTGAACCAGGGCACCGGGAAAGTGGGGAAGAAGTCGAGCCCGAGGATATCCGggagaaaaag gGGACTCCTGAGACTGAAAAGGGTGATAGCCTACCGGTATCAGGATCCTGTTGA
- the LOC138002731 gene encoding uncharacterized protein encodes MENIRGVSRHLTWEMVFNSTILNRLNGKLRPPLPPKLNDGKRARYGLRTASCSFGPLFTDFDTIQTDEVKVQLCFSCLAIVLFIRNYSVERQVRELELKATVNYPAGYQNTANKDNPPGKTASLCIHGMSKISVTSEPGHRESGEEVEPEDIREKKGTPETEKGDSLPVSGSC; translated from the exons ATGGAGAACATTCGCGGTGTCAGCAGACACTTGACCTGGGAAATGGTATTTAATTCTACAATCTTGAAcagattaaatggaaaattgagaccacccctaCCCCCCAAACTCAATGATGGGAAAAGGGCACGTTATGGCCTTCGTACGGCTTCATGTAGCTTTGGACCTTTGTTTACTGATTTTGATACCATCCAGACCGATGAAGTGAAGGTCCAGCTTTGTTTTAG TTGTTTGGCTATCGTTCTGTTCATACGGAATTATTCCGTTGAACGGCAAGTGAGAGAGCTGGAACTTAAGGCTACGGTAAACTATCCAGCTGGTTATCAAAACACGGCAAACAAAGATAACCCTCCAG GTAAAACGGCTAGTCTGTGCATTCACGGAATGAGCAAAATCAGTGTTACAA GTGAACCAGGGCACCGGGAAAGTGGGGAAGAAGTCGAGCCCGAGGATATCCGggagaaaaag gGGACTCCTGAGACTGAAAAGGGTGATAGCCTACCGGTATCAGGATCCTGTTGA